Proteins encoded in a region of the Terriglobales bacterium genome:
- a CDS encoding Crp/Fnr family transcriptional regulator — MATAIATVHSNTTFGDVFEDMSPALVRELEALEFTTSYPSDAVLFVEGQAPRGVFVVLRGRVKLSVSSRDGRTLILRIAEAGDVLGVSACVSGNAYEATAETLEGSEIAFLKRADVLRLMQNHNDLALWLAESLSKEYSFTCREVRNLMLAESASGKLAKFLVDNLDKNSTPRQPGRMKLGLTHEEMAQMIGSSRETVTRTLAAFKKRHLIEQNGATFIIHDRSALESMVPA, encoded by the coding sequence ATGGCAACCGCAATCGCAACCGTTCACAGCAACACGACCTTCGGTGATGTTTTCGAAGACATGTCTCCCGCGCTGGTCCGGGAATTGGAAGCTCTGGAATTCACGACCAGCTATCCCAGCGACGCCGTTCTCTTTGTTGAAGGACAGGCGCCGCGTGGCGTGTTCGTCGTCCTGCGCGGGCGGGTGAAGCTTTCCGTCAGTTCGCGCGATGGGCGCACCCTGATCCTGCGCATCGCGGAAGCGGGAGACGTGCTGGGCGTCAGCGCATGCGTTTCCGGCAACGCCTACGAAGCCACGGCGGAAACCCTGGAAGGATCCGAGATCGCCTTTCTCAAGCGCGCCGACGTGTTAAGACTCATGCAGAACCACAATGACCTGGCGCTATGGCTGGCGGAGAGCCTGAGCAAAGAATACAGCTTTACCTGCCGCGAAGTCCGCAACCTGATGCTGGCGGAATCTGCCAGCGGCAAGCTGGCAAAATTCCTGGTGGATAACCTCGATAAGAACAGCACTCCCCGGCAACCGGGCCGCATGAAACTGGGTCTCACCCACGAAGAGATGGCGCAGATGATTGGGTCATCTCGCGAAACCGTTACCCGGACCCTGGCGGCATTCAAGAAGCGCCACTTGATCGAACAAAATGGCGCCACCTTTATTATTCACGACCGTTCGGCTCTCGAGTCCATGGTCCCGGCCTAA
- a CDS encoding PAS domain S-box protein, with the protein MKRLAFEFETNFVAFVDAIPDAVAIVDDGGRIILANAQTEKLFGYSATELTGQPIEILIPERFRRNHPHHRASFHDNARVRPMGTGLDLYGLRKDDTEFPVEISLSPLTASGSSMVIAAIRDVTERKEREEALWKLNRRLEKEKAYRSLVENAPYGIYRAGVEDDQFLAVNPALMHMLGYEREHELLRLSIGNDVYRNPADRVAHLELARRERHFQGVEVEWKRKDGSPLFVRLSGRRGSDDFGPEYLDVVAEDITDRRKLEDQFQKAQRLEAVAHLAGGVAHDFNNLLGVITGYAFMMQTDLEPSSPNRERAEGILQAAASAGTLTRELLAISRRQVLQPTVLDLNAVVRETEKILLRVLGEDVRLRSELDPELGRVRLDRTQIEQVLLNLVINARDAMPNGGEIRIASANAHLDENYGKTHAGVQPGEYVVLSVIDTGKGMDAATQARVFEPFFTTKAPEKGTGLGLASVYGIVQQSGGHIWLYSEPGTGTTFKIYFPRVYDRTETATTRRPAAKSRGSETVLLVEDHALLRKVTTEMMRDMGYTVQVADTAEAALEIARSNREIHLLVTDVVMPEMNGLTLRDHVVALRPKMRTLLMSGYSGDVISQYGEIGAGTALLAKPFTAEALGAKMRSLLDEK; encoded by the coding sequence ATGAAGCGGCTCGCCTTTGAATTTGAAACAAATTTCGTGGCCTTTGTCGACGCAATTCCCGACGCTGTCGCCATTGTTGACGACGGCGGGCGAATCATTCTCGCGAATGCACAAACCGAAAAACTGTTCGGGTACTCGGCCACGGAGTTGACCGGCCAGCCGATCGAGATCCTGATTCCTGAGCGTTTCCGCCGCAATCATCCACACCACCGGGCCTCTTTCCATGACAATGCCCGGGTTCGGCCCATGGGGACCGGGCTCGACCTGTATGGATTGCGCAAAGACGACACCGAGTTCCCGGTCGAGATCAGCTTGAGCCCGTTGACGGCGAGCGGAAGCTCGATGGTGATCGCCGCCATCCGCGACGTCACCGAGCGCAAAGAGCGCGAGGAGGCGCTGTGGAAGCTGAACCGGCGGCTGGAAAAGGAAAAGGCGTACCGCTCCCTGGTCGAAAATGCGCCTTACGGAATTTACCGCGCCGGTGTCGAGGACGATCAGTTCCTGGCGGTCAACCCTGCTCTGATGCACATGCTCGGCTACGAACGCGAGCACGAATTACTGCGCCTGAGCATCGGCAATGATGTCTATCGCAACCCCGCCGACCGCGTCGCCCACTTGGAACTGGCTCGCCGAGAGCGGCACTTCCAGGGCGTGGAAGTGGAGTGGAAGCGCAAGGACGGCAGCCCGCTGTTCGTGCGGCTCTCCGGCCGCCGCGGTAGCGATGATTTCGGTCCGGAATATTTGGACGTGGTTGCCGAGGACATCACCGACCGGCGCAAGCTCGAGGATCAATTTCAGAAAGCGCAGCGGCTCGAGGCCGTCGCACACCTTGCCGGCGGCGTCGCACATGACTTCAACAACTTGCTGGGTGTGATTACCGGCTATGCCTTCATGATGCAGACCGACCTGGAACCCTCAAGTCCCAACCGGGAACGCGCCGAGGGCATTCTGCAGGCTGCCGCGAGCGCAGGCACCTTAACGCGCGAGCTGTTGGCGATCAGCCGCCGGCAGGTGTTGCAGCCCACGGTTCTCGATCTCAACGCGGTAGTCCGGGAGACCGAGAAAATTCTTTTGCGCGTCCTCGGCGAGGACGTTCGGCTGCGCAGCGAACTCGATCCCGAGTTGGGCCGCGTGAGGCTGGACCGCACTCAGATCGAGCAGGTGCTCTTGAACCTCGTCATCAACGCCCGCGATGCCATGCCGAATGGCGGCGAGATTCGGATCGCGTCGGCCAATGCACACCTGGATGAGAACTACGGCAAAACCCACGCCGGCGTGCAGCCAGGAGAATATGTCGTCCTCAGCGTGATTGACACCGGCAAGGGCATGGATGCAGCGACCCAGGCCCGCGTCTTCGAGCCGTTCTTCACCACCAAGGCCCCGGAGAAGGGAACCGGCCTAGGCCTGGCCAGCGTCTACGGCATCGTCCAACAGAGCGGCGGTCACATCTGGCTGTACAGCGAACCGGGAACGGGGACGACTTTTAAGATCTACTTTCCGCGGGTTTACGATCGTACCGAAACCGCCACGACGCGCCGCCCGGCCGCCAAGTCCCGCGGCAGCGAAACCGTTCTGCTGGTGGAGGACCACGCCCTGCTGCGGAAGGTAACAACGGAGATGATGCGCGACATGGGCTACACCGTCCAGGTCGCCGACACGGCGGAAGCCGCTCTCGAGATAGCGCGAAGCAACCGCGAAATTCATCTGCTAGTGACCGACGTTGTCATGCCCGAGATGAATGGGTTGACGTTGCGGGACCATGTCGTCGCCTTGCGACCCAAGATGAGAACGCTGCTCATGTCAGGCTATTCCGGCGACGTGATCTCCCAATACGGCGAAATTGGCGCCGGCACGGCGTTGCTGGCGAAACCTTTCACCGCCGAAGCCCTGGGCGCGAAGATGCGGTCTCTGCTGGACGAGAAATAA
- a CDS encoding Ku protein, protein MASTVWKGHLTFGLVSLPVKLFSAARSETVSFNQLHAADHSRVKQVLYCQAEDKPVARNELVKGYEYEKDKYVVVSEDDIKKAAPPSSRTMEILEFVKTEQVDTVYYESSYYMAPDDAGEKPYALLFEALRRSGYVGIAKIAMHNREHIVILRPGHRGLLLHTMYYEDEVRKVEEFRTDAGLVKDKELELAMTLINSLAADFEPAKYKDSYRENLMAMIKAKVEGRQVVEAPAAQQLAPVIDIMEALKASLAAAKKPVRSVAAGESSSASESRSEKSRKGRKSAAGA, encoded by the coding sequence ATGGCATCCACTGTATGGAAGGGGCACCTCACGTTTGGATTGGTGTCTCTACCGGTAAAACTGTTCAGCGCTGCGCGCAGCGAGACGGTCAGTTTCAATCAACTGCACGCGGCTGATCACTCCCGCGTGAAGCAGGTCCTGTACTGCCAGGCCGAAGACAAGCCGGTTGCGCGCAACGAACTCGTGAAGGGTTACGAGTACGAAAAGGACAAGTATGTCGTCGTCAGCGAGGACGACATCAAAAAGGCGGCGCCGCCTTCCTCGCGCACCATGGAAATCCTGGAGTTCGTGAAGACCGAGCAGGTCGACACGGTGTACTACGAAAGCTCGTACTACATGGCGCCCGATGATGCCGGCGAGAAGCCGTACGCGCTGCTGTTTGAGGCGCTGCGACGCTCGGGATACGTCGGCATCGCGAAGATTGCGATGCACAACCGCGAGCACATCGTGATCCTGCGCCCCGGTCATCGCGGTCTCCTGCTGCACACCATGTATTACGAAGATGAAGTGCGCAAGGTGGAAGAATTCCGCACCGACGCGGGCTTGGTTAAAGACAAGGAACTTGAGCTGGCAATGACGCTGATCAATTCCCTCGCCGCCGATTTTGAGCCTGCCAAGTACAAGGATTCGTACCGCGAAAACCTGATGGCGATGATCAAAGCCAAGGTCGAAGGGCGGCAGGTGGTCGAGGCCCCGGCGGCACAGCAACTGGCGCCGGTGATTGACATCATGGAAGCGCTCAAGGCGAGCCTGGCCGCGGCCAAGAAGCCGGTGCGTTCGGTGGCCGCGGGAGAATCATCGTCTGCTTCTGAAAGTCGTTCGGAAAAGTCGAGGAAGGGCCGGAAATCCGCTGCCGGAGCCTGA
- the ligD gene encoding DNA ligase D, translating into MTLKDYSRKRDFARTPEPQGRTPGPAASRFVVHRHASRRLHYDLRLEIGGALKSWAVPKGPTLDPKEKRLAVHVEDHPLEYGDFEGTIPAGNYGAGVVTVWDRGTFELLGEQNAEQQLERGDFKFQLHGNKLMGNFALVRIKNSKKNEWLLLKKPDFAAQVGWDAEDHLEPVRGGIADLPEVVGAKPAPMPDRIEPMLATLDRTLPEGSEWAYEIKWDGFRGLCFFSAGKLRIVSRNGHLLNGHFPELQELTASISADTAIIDCEIVAFEADGRPNFSLMQQRTGFVPVETRNRAPVSLVAFDLLYINGYDLRDVALSERQKLLRSVVRTGPHLRLSECFSGAGKDVLQAAREHSLEGVVAKRLDSKYEPGRSRCWVKVKFDTQSEFVICGYTVGRRKPFSSLVLGCYDNDSLTWAGNVGTGFTEKSLAEIHSQLQPLLSKKSQLALSPDVGEVTWLLPRLVCSVRYTGWGADNHLRAPVFAGMRPDLEARDCVRESGQEPSNPPANDAKLLPAGKAEFIATIDGRQLKFTNLKKVFYPADGYTKRDVINYYSDVAPLLVPHLAGRPLSLKRYPNGIDGEYFFQKDAPASFPSWLRTEKIAAEENAPPKRFVICDDHATLLYLANLGCIDQNPWFSRAGSLDCPDFIVLDLDPYHCGFDRIVEAAQLVRRKLEEIELQGYPKTTGGDGMHVYVPIAPIYTYEQVRTFAEIIARMVIAERPELFTTPRAVTQREKGKVYFDYLQISWGKTISAPYVLRAHNLAPVATPLRWAEVKAGLSPLDFTLANVRARFHHLGDIFAPVLSNSQRLETAMQRLDRLLRREK; encoded by the coding sequence ATGACCCTGAAGGACTACTCCCGTAAGCGCGACTTTGCCCGGACCCCCGAACCCCAGGGCCGGACGCCCGGACCAGCCGCCAGCCGTTTCGTGGTGCACCGTCATGCCTCGAGACGGCTCCATTACGACTTGCGGCTGGAAATTGGCGGCGCTCTGAAGTCGTGGGCTGTGCCCAAGGGCCCGACGCTCGACCCCAAGGAGAAGCGCCTGGCGGTTCACGTCGAGGATCACCCCCTGGAGTACGGCGATTTTGAGGGAACTATTCCGGCAGGGAATTACGGCGCCGGAGTCGTTACAGTGTGGGACCGGGGGACGTTCGAACTGCTAGGCGAGCAGAATGCGGAGCAGCAACTGGAGCGCGGCGACTTCAAGTTTCAACTGCATGGCAACAAGCTCATGGGCAACTTCGCCCTGGTGCGGATCAAGAACAGCAAGAAGAACGAGTGGCTGCTGCTGAAGAAGCCGGACTTCGCGGCGCAAGTGGGGTGGGATGCCGAAGATCATCTGGAACCGGTGCGTGGGGGCATCGCGGATCTGCCGGAAGTTGTGGGAGCGAAGCCGGCGCCGATGCCGGATCGCATTGAACCCATGCTGGCTACTCTCGATCGGACGTTGCCTGAGGGGAGTGAATGGGCCTACGAGATCAAGTGGGACGGGTTTCGCGGCCTGTGCTTTTTCTCCGCGGGCAAGCTGCGAATTGTGTCGCGGAATGGTCACCTGCTGAACGGACATTTCCCCGAACTGCAGGAATTGACAGCGTCCATCTCCGCCGATACAGCCATCATTGACTGCGAGATTGTTGCCTTCGAAGCTGACGGCCGGCCGAATTTCAGCCTGATGCAGCAAAGAACCGGCTTCGTGCCCGTCGAAACGCGGAATCGCGCGCCGGTATCACTGGTTGCCTTCGATCTTCTCTATATCAACGGATACGATCTTCGCGATGTCGCGCTCAGCGAGCGTCAGAAATTGTTGCGCAGCGTGGTGCGGACGGGGCCGCATCTGCGCCTGTCGGAGTGTTTTTCCGGCGCCGGCAAAGATGTGCTGCAGGCTGCTCGCGAGCACAGCCTGGAAGGCGTGGTTGCCAAGCGCCTCGACAGCAAGTACGAGCCGGGCCGCAGCCGCTGCTGGGTCAAAGTGAAATTCGATACGCAGAGCGAGTTTGTGATTTGCGGCTACACCGTTGGCCGGCGAAAACCGTTCTCCTCGCTGGTCCTGGGCTGCTACGACAACGACTCGCTGACCTGGGCCGGCAATGTCGGCACCGGGTTCACAGAAAAATCGCTGGCCGAGATCCACTCCCAACTGCAGCCGCTGTTAAGCAAGAAAAGCCAGCTCGCGCTTTCTCCCGATGTCGGGGAAGTAACATGGCTTTTGCCGCGCCTGGTGTGCTCGGTGCGCTACACCGGTTGGGGCGCCGACAATCATCTGCGGGCTCCGGTTTTCGCCGGCATGCGGCCTGACCTGGAAGCGCGCGACTGCGTGCGCGAATCTGGTCAGGAGCCGTCAAACCCGCCAGCCAATGACGCCAAGCTGCTGCCCGCGGGCAAGGCGGAATTCATCGCCACGATCGACGGTCGGCAGCTGAAATTCACCAATCTCAAGAAGGTGTTCTACCCTGCCGATGGCTACACCAAGCGCGACGTCATCAACTACTACTCCGACGTCGCGCCATTGCTGGTGCCGCACCTTGCCGGCAGGCCACTCTCGCTGAAGCGGTATCCCAACGGCATCGACGGTGAATATTTCTTTCAGAAAGACGCGCCGGCCTCGTTCCCGTCATGGCTGCGCACCGAAAAAATCGCCGCCGAAGAGAACGCGCCGCCCAAGCGATTCGTGATTTGCGACGATCACGCTACGCTCCTGTATCTGGCCAATCTCGGCTGCATCGACCAGAACCCGTGGTTCAGCCGCGCGGGATCCCTGGATTGTCCGGATTTCATCGTGCTTGATCTTGATCCCTACCACTGCGGCTTCGATCGCATCGTGGAGGCGGCGCAACTGGTTCGCCGAAAGCTGGAGGAAATTGAACTGCAGGGCTATCCCAAAACCACCGGCGGAGATGGCATGCATGTCTACGTTCCCATCGCGCCCATTTATACCTACGAGCAGGTGCGCACGTTTGCCGAAATCATTGCGCGCATGGTGATCGCCGAACGTCCCGAGTTATTCACCACCCCGCGCGCGGTCACGCAACGCGAAAAAGGAAAAGTCTATTTTGATTACCTGCAGATCTCCTGGGGCAAAACCATCTCCGCGCCTTACGTTCTGCGGGCACACAACCTGGCGCCGGTCGCGACTCCATTGCGCTGGGCCGAGGTGAAGGCTGGGCTTTCTCCTCTGGATTTCACGCTGGCCAACGTTCGCGCCCGTTTCCACCACCTGGGCGACATCTTCGCGCCTGTGCTCTCCAATTCCCAGCGCCTGGAAACGGCCATGCAGCGTCTGGATCGGCTTCTTCGCCGCGAAAAGTGA